Genomic segment of Candidatus Epulonipiscium sp.:
ATACCGGAGAACATATTTTAGCAGCAACCTTTTATAAACTCTATCAGGGAGTAAGTAATGCTTTTCACATGGGTGAGGAGTACGTATCCATAGATATAAGCCTTCCGGAAGTGACTTTGGATATGCTTAGAAAGGTAGAAGATGAAGTAAATCAAATAATATATACAGATGTAGAAGTAAAAACCTATATGGTAGATTTAGAAAAATCAAAAAGTATTCCGTTAAGGAAACAGCCAAAGGTATCTGAGGATTTAAGAATTGTAGAAATAGAAGGGGTGGATTTTTGCCCCTGTTGTGGGACCCATGTGAATAGAACAGGGGAAGTTGGGATACTTAAAATATTAAAGACCGAAAAATCTAAGGGAGCAACTAGGATTTATTTTCAATGTGGTAGAAAAGCCCTAGAAGACTATCGCAAAAAACATGAAGTTATTTCTGATTTGAATGAAAGATTTTCAGCCAATGAGAACACTCTTATTGAAAAAGTGAATAAATATGTGGAAGACTTTAGGAAGTTAGAATTAGAGATAAAAGAGTTGAAACAGGAAATATCCCTAAAAGAAGCAAAGGGATTAGTAAAGGAAGCTCAGGGCCCTGTAGTGTACGGGTGTTACGAAAATAAAAAAATAGATGAAATAATGTTTATTGCAAAGCAAGTTTTCCTAAAGGGTCAATACATCTTTATAGGAATATCTCTAGAATC
This window contains:
- a CDS encoding alanyl-tRNA editing protein — translated: MIEKCFYTDSYLTKWDTKINEIIQRDDKFLITLEKSYFYPGGGGQPSDRGTIDDIKVLDVLEEGNKIYHVLNKLPNEKKVLCKIDFKRRFSNMQQHTGEHILAATFYKLYQGVSNAFHMGEEYVSIDISLPEVTLDMLRKVEDEVNQIIYTDVEVKTYMVDLEKSKSIPLRKQPKVSEDLRIVEIEGVDFCPCCGTHVNRTGEVGILKILKTEKSKGATRIYFQCGRKALEDYRKKHEVISDLNERFSANENTLIEKVNKYVEDFRKLELEIKELKQEISLKEAKGLVKEAQGPVVYGCYENKKIDEIMFIAKQVFLKGQYIFIGISLESKKIFISHNTDLIIHCGNLLKEEIKTFNAKGGGSPTQAQGSFENTAELLKCGDNLRRMCREMEDIQ